ACCGGAAACTGGTCCTTCGTCATCGAAGCCTGGCACGACCGCTACGGCACCTGGCACCACAACGCGGAGGTCAAGATCGACGCCGGCATCGACGTCGAACTCATGCTTTCGGAGGGTGCCAAGCTGCTTGGCGAAGCCGCCGCAGAGGACTTCCGGGACGACGTGGACCGGGCGGCCCTGCAGCGTGCCGCGGACGTCCTCGCGGACCAGTCCCGCAGCACCGAGGAACGCCTCGGGGCGGGATTCAGCGCGGAGATAGCGGACATCGTTGCCCGCCAGCCAATCCGCGAACTGGTGACCGTGTCCCGGAAATACCCCCTGCTGGTGGAGCGGGACCGTGCCGGCCGCGGCGCCTGGTACGAGTTTTTCCCCCGGTCCGAAGGCGCCGTCAAGGACCACAACACCGGCGCGTGGACCTCAGGGAACTTCCGGACCGCGGCAAAGCGGCTCGACGCCGTGGCGGCCATGGGCTTCGACGTCCTGTACATGCCGCCCATCCACCCCATCGGCCTGCAGCACCGCAAGGGCCCCAACAACACCCTCGTGGCAGGCCCCAACGATCCCGGCTCGCCATGGGCCATTGGAGCCAAGGAGGGCGGCCACGACGCCATCCATCCCGACCTGGGCACCTTCGAGGATTTTGACGCCTTCGTGGCGCGGGCCAACGAGCTGGGCCTGGAAGTAGCCCTGGACCTCGCGCTGCAGGCAGCACCGGACCACCCGTGGGTGCAGTCCCATCCGGAGTGGTTTACCACCCGGGTGGACGGCAGCATTGCCTATGCGGAAAACCCGCCAAAGAAGTACCAGGACATATATCCGCTCAATTTCGACAATGACCCGGAAGGCCTTTCCCAGGAAATTCTGCGGATTGTGCTCCTTTGGGTCAGCCACGGGGTAAAGATTTTCCGGGTGGATAACCCGCATACCAAGCCCGTGTGGTTCTGGGAATGGCTTATTGCGGAAGTGAATAAAGCCGAACCCGGCGTGGTGTTCCTCGCCGAAGCCTTCACACGACCCGCCATGATGCACGCACTGGGCAGGGCAGGCTTCCAGCAGTCCTACACCTACTTCACGTGGCGGAACACCAAGAAGGAAATCCAGGAATACTTCGACGAGGTCAGCCACGAGTCCCCGGCGTTCTTCCGCCCGAACTTCTTCGTCAACACCCCGGACATCCTCACCGAATTCCTGCAGTATGGGGGACCGGCGGCATTCCGGATCCGGGCGGTGCTTGCCTCAACCGGAAGCCCGCTCTGGGGCGTCTACGCCGGCTACGAGCTGTTCGAGCACGTGGCCCGGCCCGGCGCGGAGGAGTACATCGACAACGAGAAGTTCGAATACAAGGCACGCGACTGGGATGCGGCCGCCGAATCAGGGCGCTCGCTGGCCCCGTACATCACGCGGCTTAACCACATCCGGCGGGACCACCCGGCGCTGCTGGACCTGCAGAACCTGACGGTGCACCAGAGCACCGATGACTCCACCGTGGTCTTCTCCAAGCACAAGACGCTTCCCGACGGTTCCAAGGACACCATCATCGTGGTGGTCAACGTGGATCCGCACGTCACCAAGGAATGCAGCGTGGCCCTGGACCTGGCAGCCCTGGAACTGGACCCGCAGGACCTCACCCCGGGCGGCGGCTTCTACGTGGACGACCTGATCTCCGGCCAAAGCTGGGAATGGGGCGAGTACAACTACGTGCGCCTGGATCCGCACGTGGAGCCCGCCCACATCCTGAGCGTGAGGAGAATGCATCAGTGAATTTCAATCCGCAAAGTTCCGGCCACTTCACCCCAAAGAGCACATTCGAGCTAAACGCACCCGGCCTTCAGCATGACCCGTTGTGGTACCGCAAGGCAGTGTTCTACGAAGTACTTGTGAGGGCCTTTGCGGATGCCAACGGCGATGGGTCCGGGGACTTCTCCGGACTCATCGACCGGCTGGACTACCTTCAGTGGCTGGGCGTCGACTGCCTCTGGCTGCCCCCGTTCTTCCAGTCGCCGCTGCGGGATGGCGGCTATGACATTTCCGACTACAACTCCGTCCTGGACGAGTTCGGCACCATCAGCGATTTCAAGCGGCTGGTGGCAGAAGCCCACGCCCGCGGCGTCCGGGTAATCATCGACCTCCCGTTGAACCACACCTCGGACCAGCACCCCTGGTTCCAGGAATCCCGGAAGGACCCGGACGGCCCGTTCGGCGACTTCTACGTCTGGAGCGACACGGACGAGAAGTACCAGGACGCGCGCATTATCTTCGTTGACACGGAGGAATCGAACTGGACGTTCGATCCCATCCGGCGGCAGTTCTTCTGGCACCGGTTCTTCAGCCACCAGCCGGACCTGAACTTCGAAAACCCCGCCGTGATCGACGCCGTCTTCGACGTGGTCCGGTTCTGGCTGGACCAGGGCATCGATGGTTTCCGGGCGGATGCCATCCCCTACCTCTACGAGGAAGAGGGCACCAACTGCGAGAACCTGCCGGCAACGCATGAGTTCCTCCGGGACCTGCGGGCCATGGTGGATGAAAACTATCCCGGCCGAGTGATCATCGCCGAAGCAAACCAGCCGCCCAACGAGGTGGTGGAGTATTTCGGGACCGCGGAGGAACCCGAATGCCATATGGCCTTCCACTTCCCCATCATGCCCCGCCTGTATTACGCCCTGCGGGACCAGAAGGCAGCGCCTATCATCCAAACAATGCGCGACACCCCGGACATCCCCGAGGGCGCACAGTGGGGAACGTTCCTCCGGAACCACGATGAACTGACCCTGGAAATGGTCACCGCCGATGAGCGTGCGGCGATGCTCGGGTGGTACGCGC
This window of the Pseudarthrobacter defluvii genome carries:
- a CDS encoding alpha-1,4-glucan--maltose-1-phosphate maltosyltransferase, encoding MPQRRITEGLRFGRFPITAVQPVVEDGKFPAKALPGEAIVVGATAFREGHDMLGVSAVLLDPSGAERQRVRLAPPRGERGMGTDRWEGVLTPSETGNWSFVIEAWHDRYGTWHHNAEVKIDAGIDVELMLSEGAKLLGEAAAEDFRDDVDRAALQRAADVLADQSRSTEERLGAGFSAEIADIVARQPIRELVTVSRKYPLLVERDRAGRGAWYEFFPRSEGAVKDHNTGAWTSGNFRTAAKRLDAVAAMGFDVLYMPPIHPIGLQHRKGPNNTLVAGPNDPGSPWAIGAKEGGHDAIHPDLGTFEDFDAFVARANELGLEVALDLALQAAPDHPWVQSHPEWFTTRVDGSIAYAENPPKKYQDIYPLNFDNDPEGLSQEILRIVLLWVSHGVKIFRVDNPHTKPVWFWEWLIAEVNKAEPGVVFLAEAFTRPAMMHALGRAGFQQSYTYFTWRNTKKEIQEYFDEVSHESPAFFRPNFFVNTPDILTEFLQYGGPAAFRIRAVLASTGSPLWGVYAGYELFEHVARPGAEEYIDNEKFEYKARDWDAAAESGRSLAPYITRLNHIRRDHPALLDLQNLTVHQSTDDSTVVFSKHKTLPDGSKDTIIVVVNVDPHVTKECSVALDLAALELDPQDLTPGGGFYVDDLISGQSWEWGEYNYVRLDPHVEPAHILSVRRMHQ
- the treS gene encoding maltose alpha-D-glucosyltransferase; translation: MNFNPQSSGHFTPKSTFELNAPGLQHDPLWYRKAVFYEVLVRAFADANGDGSGDFSGLIDRLDYLQWLGVDCLWLPPFFQSPLRDGGYDISDYNSVLDEFGTISDFKRLVAEAHARGVRVIIDLPLNHTSDQHPWFQESRKDPDGPFGDFYVWSDTDEKYQDARIIFVDTEESNWTFDPIRRQFFWHRFFSHQPDLNFENPAVIDAVFDVVRFWLDQGIDGFRADAIPYLYEEEGTNCENLPATHEFLRDLRAMVDENYPGRVIIAEANQPPNEVVEYFGTAEEPECHMAFHFPIMPRLYYALRDQKAAPIIQTMRDTPDIPEGAQWGTFLRNHDELTLEMVTADERAAMLGWYAPDPRMRANIGIRRRLAPLLDNSRAEIELINALLLSLPGSPFLYYGDEIGMGDNIWLEDRDAVRTPMQWNPDRNAGFSHADPGKLYLPPIQSLVYNYAMANVEAEAAHSGSLLRWTRQILSVRKNHPAFGLGGFKHVEADHDAVLAYLRELPAGNPAGADAETILCAFNLSQHPVAATLRIPEYAGRGLRDVFGGQIFPGIGDDGSLTLTIGSHDFFWLRLRSAGSNPSSPYTQAMPILSIEN